Proteins encoded in a region of the Xylocopa sonorina isolate GNS202 chromosome 1, iyXylSono1_principal, whole genome shotgun sequence genome:
- the LOC143427121 gene encoding acyl-coenzyme A diphosphatase NUDT19 — protein sequence MAAWKEAASLILAARHTQKSIRSPCSNYDYNLLWLKRHQNSKFMPNAYVFPGGAIDPSDADLKWHSLFFSFGFNENSFKSLSPNTSARPSIFKSKANELPRDVSLRISAIRETFEECGILICRQLQKTTNDIGWANYIQISKNELQNWQTRVHNDAREFYRLCENFNCYPDLWSLHEWSNWLTPTFIPGKRFDTAFYLACISATPSTICETTEIQDLKWCEPANFLVPSPDVVLPPPQRYEITRIAKFESIDGLLDFAIDRTKAGVILNVPVLIELRDGVMHLLPGDSMYPKEVSLVEKQIIDRTDITLREFQDMSPVKNRLEIFDRQVKKIYAQYLDSADVQTREL from the exons ATGGCAGCTTGGAAAGAAGCTGCAAGTTTAATACTAGCAGCTCGTCATACACAAAAATCTATTCGTTCGCCTTGTTCAAAT TATGATTACAACCTGTTGTGGTTGAAACGTCATCAAAACTCGAAATTTATGCCAAATGCATACGTATTTCCTGGAGGAGCAATAGATCCATCTGACGCCGATTTAAAATGGCACAGTCTATTTTTCAGTTTCGGTTTCAATGAAAACAGTTTCAAATCGTTGAGCCCAAATACTTCTGCTCgtccgtcaatattcaaatctaAAGCGAACGAATTGCCAAGGGATGTTTCGTTACGCATTTCTGCGATCCGGGAAACTTTCGAAGAATGCGGCATCCTTATTTGCAGGCAGTTGCAAAAGACAACTAACGATATTGGTTGGGCAAACTATATACAAA TTTCTAAAAATGAATTACAAAATTGGCAGACAAGGGTGCATAACGATGCCAGAGAATTTTATAGGCTGTGCGAGAATTTTAACTGTTATCCAGACCTATGGTCTCTTCACGAATGGAGCAATTGGTTAACACCGACTTTTATACCTGGAAAACGTTTCGATACTGCCTTCTATTTGGCGTGTATTTCAGCTACGCCTTCAACTATTTGCGAAACTACAGAAATACAAGATTTGAAA TGGTGCGAGCCTGCAAATTTCTTGGTTCCTTCACCGGATGTTGTACTACCACCACCTCAACGGTATGAAATTACGAGAATAGCGAAATTCGAAAGTATAGATGGTTTGTTAGATTTCGCAATCGATCGAACAAAAGCAGGAGTGATTTTAAATGTACCA GTATTGATAGAGTTGCGCGATGGGGTAATGCACCTTCTGCCAGGGGACTCAATGTATCCTAAAGAAGTCAGTTTAGTTGAGAAACAAATTATCGATAGAACCGACATTACACTGCGTGAATTTCAAGACATGTCACCCGTGAAAAATAGATTAGAGATTTTCGATCGTCAAGTGAAGAAAATTTATGCTCAATATTTGGATAGCGCTGATGTTCAGACGCGAGAATTATAA
- the Tdh gene encoding L-threonine dehydrogenase: protein MWCKHLFKTAQRLPRNIYRDCHVTSCLSSQEIKKSPINVLPNTTEKLPRILITGGLGQLGTECAKLLRKNYGSENVILSDIIKPTEESLANGPFIFADILDFKGLQKIVVNYRIDWLIHFSALLSAVGEQNVPLAVRVNIEGMHNVIELAKQYKLRIFIPSTIGAFGPDSPRNPTPNVTVQRPRTIYGVSKVHAELLGEYYHHRFGLDFRCLRFPGVISSDPPGGGTTDYAVAVFHEGLVTQKYECYLEPHTRLPMMYIEDCLSALFQFLNTPNERLLRRVYNVTAMSFTPEELFNELKKHVPDLKISYKPDGRQYIAENWPQVFDDSEARRDWGWQHKYNLEKLVESMVRDVKKNFLTKRSLKEVNSYV from the exons ATGTGGTGCAAACATTTGTTTAAAACTGCTCAACGATTGCCAAGAAACATTTATCGAGATTGCCACGTTACGAGCTGTCTTTCGTCTCAGGAAATAAAAAAGAGTCCGATCAATGTATTACCGAATACCACCGAAAAGTTACCAAGGATACTTATTACTG GTGGCCTGGGACAGTTGGGCACCGAGTGCGCGAAGCTACTTCGGAAAAATtatggaagcgagaacgtgataTTGTCTGACATAATCAAGCCAACGGAAGAAAGCTTGGCGAATGGGCCTTTCATTTTCGCCGACATCCTCGACTTCAAGGGACTACAGAAAATAGTGGTTAATTACAGAATCGACTGGCTGATTCATTTCAGCGCTCTCCTTAGCGCCGTGGGCGAGCAAAACGTCCCTCTCGCCGTGAGGGTTAACATAGAAG GGATGCATAACGTTATCGAGTTGGCGAAACAGTACAAATTAAGGATATTCATTCCATCGACAATCGGAGCATTCGGTCCAGACTCACCACGGAATCCAACGCCAAATGTAACTGTACAACGTCCGCGAACAATTTATGGCGTTAGTAAAGTCCACGCTGAGCTCCTAGGTGAATATTATCATCACAGATTCGGTCTCGACTTCCGATGCCTTCGATTTCCGGGAGTCATCAGCAGCGACCCGCCAGGTGGTGGTACCACAG ACTATGCAGTTGCAGTCTTTCACGAAGGGCTGGTTACCCAAAAGTACGAATGTTATCTAGAACCCCATACGAGATTGCCAATGATGTACATAGAAGATTGCTTATCAGCGCTCTTTCAATTTCTGAATACTCCGAACGAACGACTGCTAAGAAGAGTGTATAATGTAACTGCTATGAGTTTCACACCGGAAGAATTGTTCAATGAACTTAAAAAGCACGTACCTGACTTGAAGATCTCGTACAAGCCGGATGGCAGGCAATATATCG CTGAAAATTGGCCGCAAGTTTTTGACGATAGCGAGGCGCGTCGAGATTGGGGATGGCAACACAAGTACAACTTAGAGAAACTTGTGGAATCGATGGTACGCGATGTGAAGAAAAATTTTTTAACGAAAAGATCACTGAAAGAGGTAAACAGTTACGTGTAA
- the Atk gene encoding artichoke, with translation MIKPPRGGCLFTTGWLLALFSVSVSAQLGSEYGCPTQEKILPCRCSTRDMEIQIWCSHSELPKVLEGLRAVSHYLDRPVDELILENNNLPSLPGKVFATLRVLRLMLRNNRLERVSPGWLEGLHDSLLELFVVEPDLRSLPVDSLENLQGLEAVTLQSKVMKKLPKFSSLPKLRYLQINSPGLLELAPRNFRDLPNLEQLHVFGSPHLIRLEAGLFRSLPRLELVNVTDCGVHWVHPRAFIDLPKLREISLVGNSIVDAGMIGRACTDLPSLSVIRLDENRINRLGEAAFTDLPVLSRLYLSRNHITEVFAGAFQRMPTLKTVDLNHNLIHRIHPEFFPHRPGNALEEMWLIDNDLSHVSELRSLMEALPRLKFLDVSHNQIEEIPFGSLRGHPTLERLHLDHNRVAFLQRETFTAMPALRELRLKNNSLSNLLEAPFWNLPALKGLDLSENYFRHIEPRLLANLPNLRRLDVSGNAVGLIEPDSFLGTPALEHVNISGNALSVLHPLTFHHLTNLYELDVGWNRMLEIVPGLPRNIEHLYMPMNRIVVLPAVSSPDLDLPVLRSLDLSANGIERILPGALSNLPNLRKLNLGYNSLRLLEDGAFDALSRLEQLDLRYNRLVTLHGRSFRPLRSLMDLNLRGNRLEVLRPDIFQENIRLQRLDLSRNNLAQIPHATFSNTRDLRELYASHNTLTELPGSLHGLTALQVLDLSFNKLNILSPETLSSLSALLELKLVRNRIRELREGAFDGLPRLTLIDLENNDLRIIERNAIRALPELQAIRLGKNRLQIIPSGVFTELPLLQSAELQENRIQEIASNAFINVPHLLFLNLSHNRLPSLNYVGLESLRSLEVLDLSNNRLSRVSSNSLASMEWLVELKMDNNRICAIQGSPFDEMPRLRVLSLRNNRMASVSEVAFKRLRSNIAVLDIDGNPLSCSCGMLWLRGWLQQASSEGPRCADGSLFREIRLSRQDCQRERQIDPIHPGCESEIIDTASYPISSSIFGATEMVPLRMNLKESSTQNPSSSQDSDYFYEYPDYQDNKNDTSNITFTASQFTTTVPTDTVKVPQHTTERIPSPINNTIPIKKATSMPPSPSSSGFTFFGVPLPSLNFNLWGNSGRKSERKNSSGRPGRGRYRMFPPTEPEIHRGGFVPLPRGQGGFVPIVDPRLNYERQVKNETAKLQNSSVPQEERKQWKNGNATVVRIEKTHPRTSKPKMGSKEREELSTVPTNEPDLRWQMRGTKRPNPPAFKSSKTSDSSTAADESPQKANETSVSTEIYNGETLEMNKKPVKSEERAQVKGASRIVWTTPKTILETTKESIFEETSREVLKEEKNWDSEVIEFQRTSSPATNIRTESIDDLTAVITERPTSSPALLENRKNFSSILQTSRETEASALSTFLVPGGQVPSSIPNLRPLGRPTITKVPSPRIGLSTEPEKQKSVAEAVQRNVEVEEEKLLGKHSPFNENAEVVEDNPFNWYFQHYNDTNLEPFVGVAYSGGEKTSVTRWTLLGQIYLTLYIFI, from the exons ATGATTAAACCACCGAGGGGTGGATGCCTCTTTACGACTGGCTGGCTTCTGGCGTTGTTCTCCGTCAGTGTCAGCGCCCAGTTAGGTTCAGAGTATGGATGTCCTACTCAAGAGAAGATTCTACCTTGCAGATGTTCCACTCGCGATATGGAGATTCAGATATG GTGCAGTCATAGTGAATTACCGAAGGTCCTGGAGGGTCTGAGAGCGGTGAGCCACTATTTGGATCGACCAGTAGACGAGTTGATCCTGGAGAACAATAATCTACCTAGTCTACCAGGGAAAGTGTTCGCCACCTTGCGTGTTCTCCGTTTAATGCTTCGAAACAATCGTCTTGAAAGAGTGTCGCCCGGATGGTTAGAAGGGCTTCACGACTCTCTGTTAGAGTTATTCGTCGTGGAGCCAGATTTACGTTCTTTGCCAGTAGACAGCCTCGAGAATCTGCAAGGCCTCGAGGCGGTGACGTTGCAGAGCAAAGTGATGAAGAAACTGCCAAAGTTCTCTAGCCTTCCGAAACTCAGATACCTGCAGATCAATTCACCGGGTTTGCTGGAACTGGCGCCGAGAAATTTCCGCGACTTGCCAAATCTGGAGCAGCTACACGTGTTTGGTAGTCCACATTTGATACGTTTAGAAGCTGGTCTCTTTCGGAGCCTACCCAGGCTGGAGTTGGTGAACGTCACCGATTGCGGGGTTCATTGGGTTCACCCGCGGGCGTTTATAGATCTACCGAAGTTGAGGGAGATCTCGTTGGTTGGGAATTCGATCGTGGACGCTGGCATGATCGGTCGTGCCTGCACGGATCTACCTTCCCTCTCGGTGATACGTTTGGACGAAAATCGAATAAACCGCCTCGGCGAGGCAGCCTTCACGGATCTACCGGTTCTCTCCCGCCTGTACTTATCGAGGAATCACATAACAGAGGTGTTCGCTGGAGCATTTCAAAGAATGCCGACCCTGAAGACCGTGGATCTCAATCACAATCTAATACACCGCATACATCCTGAATTCTTCCCGCACAGGCCTGGGAACGCGCTGGAGGAGATGTGGCTGATCGACAACGATTTGAGCCACGTGAGCGAACTGAGGTCCCTGATGGAGGCTCTGCCCAGGCTGAAGTTCCTCGACGTCAGCCACAATCAAATCGAAGAGATACCGTTCGGATCGCTGAGGGGCCATCCCACGTTGGAAAGACTCCATCTTGATCACAACAGAGTGGCCTTCCTGCAGAGGGAAACCTTCACCGCGATGCCCGCTCTTCGTGAACTCCGATTGAAGAATAATTCGTTGTCGAACTTATTGGAGGCGCCGTTCTGGAACTTGCCGGCGTTGAAA GGGCTGGATCTTTCCGAGAACTACTTCCGCCATATAGAGCCTCGCTTGCTGGCGAACTTGCCAAATCTGAGACGTTTGGACGTCAGCGGGAACGCGGTTGGTTTAATAGAGCCAGATTCGTTTTTGGGCACACCAGCTCTAGAGCACGTGAACATCTCCGGGAACGCGCTCTCCGTCCTTCATCCGCTTACGTTTCATCACCTGACCAATCTCTACGAGCTAGACGTTGGCTGGAACCGAATGCTTGAAATAGTCCCGGGTttgccacgaaatatagaacacCTCTACATGCCCATGAACCGTATCGTCGTCCTGCCGGCTGTATCTTCCCCGGATCTGGACCTTCCGGTGCTGAGATCTCTGGATCTTAGCGCGAACGGTATCGAGAGGATACTTCCAGGCGCCTTGAGCAATTTGCCAAATCTGAGGAAACTGAATCTTGGCTACAACTCTCTTCGACTTCTGGAGGACGGCGCGTTCGACGCGTTGTCCAGATTGGAGCAATTAGACCTGCGATACAATCGATTGGTCACGCTACATGGTCGAAGTTTTAGGCCGCTAAGATCGCTCATGGATTTGAATCTTCGAGGGAACCGTTTAGAAGTCCTGAGGCCAGACATCTTCCAGGAAAATATTCGATTGCAGAGGCTGGATCTCAGCAGAAACAATCTTGCTCAAATACCTCATGCGACCTTCTCGAACACCAG AGACCTTCGTGAATTGTACGCGTCGCACAATACTTTGACCGAGTTACCCGGATCGTTGCACGGCTTAACAGCTCTTCAGGTACTCGACTTGAGCTTCAACAAGCTGAACATCCTGTCGCCGGAAACACTGAGCAGCCTGTCGGCCTTGCTCGAGCTTAAACTTGTCCGGAATCGCATCCGCGAGTTGCGGGAAGGCGCGTTCGATGGTCTGCCACGATTAACGTTGATCGATTTGGAGAATAACGATCTCAGAATCATCGAGAGGAACGCTATCAGAGCTCTGCCGGAGTTACAAGCGATAAGGCTTGGAAAAAATAGACTGCAG ATAATTCCAAGCGGAGTTTTTACCGAGTTACCATTGCTGCAAAGTGCGGAACTCCAGGAAAATCGTATACAGGAAATTGCAAGCAACGCCTTCATTAACGTGCCTCACCTTCTCTTCCTCAATCTCAGTCACAATCGTTTGCCTTCGTTGAATTACGTTGGTTTAGAGAGTTTGCGATCTTTGGAGGTTCTGGATTTAAGCAACAATCGATTGTCCAGGGTGTCGAGCAATAGTTTAGCATCGATGGAGTGGCTGGTTGAATTGAAG ATGGACAATAATCGAATTTGCGCCATCCAAGGCTCGCCTTTCGACGAAATGCCCAGGCTTCGGGTCCTGAGCTTGAGAAACAATCGAATGGCTTCTGTTTCAGAAGTAGCATTCAAACGATTGCGATCAAATATTGCTGTCTTGGATATCGATG GAAATCCACTTTCGTGTTCCTGTGGTATGTTATGGCTGAGAGGGTGGTTGCAACAGGCCTCTTCCGAGGGTCCAAGATGCGCGGATGGATCTTTGTTCAGAGAAATCAGATTGTCACGTCAAGATTGCCAACGAGAGAGACAGATCGATCCAATACATCCCGGTTGTGAGTCTGAAATTATCGACACTGCATCGTATCCTATCTCCTCTTCGA TATTTGGAGCGACGGAGATGGTACCGCTTCGCATGAATTTGAAGGAGTCGTCTACGCAAAATCCTTCCAGTTCCCAAGACTCCGATTACTTCTACGAATACCCTGACTATCAAGATAATAAAAATGATACATCGAACATAACTTTCACAGCCAGTCAGTTCACGACTACTGTACCAACGGATACAGTGAAAGTACCACAGCATACAACCGAACGAATTCCATCCCCGATTAATAATACTATTCCAATAAAAAAAGCTACCTCAATGCCTCCCTCTCCTAGCAGTTCTGGTTTCACCTTTTTTGGAGTGCCCTTGCCTAGCCTCAACTTTAACCTTTGGGGTAATTCCGGGAGAAAATCCGAGAGGAAAAATTCTTCGGGAAGACCTGGAAGAGGCCGTTACAGAATGTTCCCACCTACGGAACCGGAGATCCACAGAGGAGGCTTTGTACCTTTACCACGTGGGCAAGGAGGGTTCGTGCCCATCGTTGATCCTAGATTAAATTACGAGAGACAAGTTAAGAATGAAACCGCGAAGCTCCAGAATTCAAGCGTTCCGCAAGAAGAGCGGAAACAGTGGAAGAATGGAAACGCCACGGTGGTGAGGATCGAAAAGACTCATCCGAGAACGAGCAAGCCTAAAATGGGATCCAAGGAAAGAGAAGAGTTGTCCACAGTGCCGACTAATGAACCAGATCTTCGATGGCAAATGAGAGGCACGAAAAGGCCCAA CCCTCCTGCTTTCAAATCATCGAAAACATCGGATTCGAGTACTGCAGCGGACGAATCACCTCAAAAGGCGAACGAAACTTCTGTATCTACTGAAATTTACAATGGAGAGACTTTGGAGATGAATAAAAAACCAGTTAAAAGTGAAGAAAGAGCACAAGTGAAAGGTGCAAGCCGAATCGTCTGGACCACGCCGAAAACGATTTTGGAAACGACAAAGGAGAGTATATTTGAGGAAACGTCGAGAGAGGTgttaaaagaagaaaagaattggGATTCTGAGGTAATCGAATTCCAGAGAACATCGAGTCCTGCAACAAATATTCGAACTGAATCAATTG aTGATTTAACTGCTGTCATAACAGAACGACCAACTTCCTCACCAGCTCTTTTGGAAAATCGGAAAAATTTCTCCTCGATACTTCAGACTTCTCGAGAAACGGAAGCATCAGCTCTTTCAACGTTTCTAGTTCCAGGCGGCCAAGTGCCTTCTTCGATACCAAATTTGCGTCCACTAGGTAGGCCAACGATAACGAAGGTTCCATCACCACGTATCGGTCTCTCTACCGAGCCAGAGAAACAGAAATCTGTCGCAGAAGCTGTTCAAAGAAACGTGGAAGTTGAGGAAGAAAAATTATTAGGCAAACATAGTCCGTTTAATGAAAACGCCGAAGTTGTTGAGGACAATCCATTTAACTGGTACTTTCAACATTATAACGATACCAATTTAGAACCTTTCGTGGGCGTAGCATATAGTGGTGGTGAAAAGACAAGTGTCACTCGATGGACTTTATTGGGTCAAATATATCTTACTTTGTACATTTTCATATAA
- the Rpn8 gene encoding regulatory particle non-ATPase 8, producing the protein MPSQEVVTTKVVVHPLVLLSVVDHFNRMGKIGNQKRVVGVLLGCWRAKGVLDVSNSFAVPFDEDDKDKSVWFLDHDYLENMYGMFKKVNAREKVVGWYHTGPKLHQNDVAINELIRRYCPNSVLVIIDAKPKDLGLPTEAYQAVEEVHDDGSPTSKTFEHIPSEIGAEEAEEVGVEHLLRDIKDTTVGTLSQRITNQLLGLKGLHEQIREIRDYLLQVGSGKLPINHQIVYQLQDIFNLLPDMTQSSFVDSLYVKTNDQMLVVYLAALVRSIVALHNLINNKLTNRDAEKKETDKKETKKDEKKEEEKKDEKEKAKAK; encoded by the exons ATGCCGAGTCAAGAGGTTGTAACTACGAAAGTAGTGGTGCACCCTTTAGTATTACTAAGTGTGGTGGATCACTTTAATCGTATGGGAAAGATTGGCAATCAGAAAAGAGTTGTTGGCGTTCTTCTTGGATGTTGGAGGGCTAAAGGCGTTCTGGACGTGTCAAACAGTTTTGCAG TACCTTTTGATGAGGATGATAAAGATAAAAGTGTGTGGTTCCTTGACCATGATTATCTTGAAAATATGTATGGAATGTTCAAAAAAGTTAATG CCCGTGAAAAGGTAGTGGGATGGTATCACACCGGGCCTAAGCTGCATCAAAATGATGTTGCAATTAATGAATTAATCAGGAGATACTGCCCTAATTCTGTTTTGGTTATAATTGATGCTAAACCCAAAGATCTTGGTCTTCCTACAGAAGCATATCAAGCTGTCGAAGAAGTTCACGAT GACGGTTCTCCGACGTCTAAGACTTTTGAGCATATTCCTAGTGAAATTGGTGCCGAAGAAGCTGAGGAAGTAGGTGTAGAACATTTATTAAGAGATATCAAGGATACCACAGTTGGTACTCTTAGCCAGAGAATTACAAATCAATTATTAGGTTTAAAAGGTCTTCATGAACAAATTAGGGAAATTAGAGATTATCTGCTACAAGTTGGTAGTGGTAAATTACCCATTAACCATCAGATTGTTTATCAACTTCAAGACATTTTTAACTTACTACCCGATATGACGCAAAGTAGCTTTGTTGATTCGCTATATGTGAAAACAAATGATCAAATGTTAGTTGTGTATCTTGCTGCTCTTGTTAGATCTATAGTGGCTTTGCACAATTTGATCAATAATAAATTAACCAATCGCGATGCCGAGAAAAAAGAGACAGATAAAAAGGAAACGAAAAAAGAtgagaagaaagaagaagaaaaaaaggatgaaaaagaaaaagcGAAAGCTAAGTGA
- the LOC143431291 gene encoding inosine triphosphate pyrophosphatase, with translation MSRQIVFVTGNAKKLEEFVAILGKNFPRTITSKKIDLPEYQGDIDDICRNKCRAAADLIKGPVIIEDTCLCFNAMKGLPGPYIKWFLDKLGPEGLHQMLHGWEDKTAEAVCTFAYCAGEPEDPVLLFQGRTQGIIVDPRGPRDFGWDPCFQPFGYEKTYAELPKEEKNKISHRSKALEKLKDYFMKDIQP, from the coding sequence ATGTCGAGACAAATAGTTTTTGTAACGGGAAACGCGAAAAAATTGGAAGAATTCGTGGCTATTCTAGGAAAGAATTTTCCACGAACGATTACAAGTAAAAAGATTGATCTTCCGGAATATCAAGGAGATATTGATGATATATGTCGAAACAAGTGCCGAGCAGCGGCAGATTTAATAAAAGGTCCTGTTATTATCGAAGACACGTGTTTGTGTTTCAACGCGATGAAAGGTTTACCTGGACCTTATATAAAATGGTTCCTAGATAAATTAGGTCCCGAGGGATTGCATCAAATGCTCCACGGTTGGGAAGATAAAACAGCGGAAGCGGTTTGCACTTTTGCCTACTGCGCTGGAGAACCGGAAGATCCGGTTTTATTGTTTCAAGGTAGAACGCAAGGCATTATTGTAGATCCTCGAGGACCGCGAGACTTTGGTTGGGACCCGTGTTTTCAGCCTTTCGGCTACGAAAAGACGTACGCAGAATTgccaaaagaagaaaagaataaaATTTCTCATCGTAGTAAAGCATTGGAGAAATTAAAAGATTACTTTATGAAAGATATTCAACCTTAG